The following proteins come from a genomic window of Platichthys flesus chromosome 1, fPlaFle2.1, whole genome shotgun sequence:
- the trip4 gene encoding activating signal cointegrator 1: MSDALLRWILDQLHHVFGLEACDDIVQYILSIDSAEEIEEYVGDLLQGTDGDKRRFIDELLCRWRRTQRHAADSGSLFLPAESVLPDSQDPNKDTQKKTKRKGRNKQEVMTASPTEPEPEVVKTPMDLMRAQEISSTSSTKKKNKFVNLYAKDGQDRLEVLLPGRYACDCLAQKHPLINNCISCGRIVCQQEGSGPCLFCGSLVCTRDEQEILQRDSNKSQKLRKKLMGDGGERDYLPHQEAKMKAGLEKAVQHKDKLLDYDKNSVRRTQVLDDESDYFATESNQWLSPGERDKLRRKEEELREMRHASRKDRKITLDFAGRQVVDEGNNLNEYYSKLDETLKAMNNDSKSPMSSGRQGGTQNLRELVNPNIMQAAPEFVNIGGSGNNKRNKEQGKSLAEDKGDEGRTRLRLQDKELQEMSDGGWCLSMHQPWASLLVKGIKKVEGRTWYSSHRGRLWIAAAAKKPTPQEIAEVEAMYRQIYNKEPRFPKDYPTGCLLGCVNMSDCLAQEQFREQCPATCEESASPFVFICTNPQELLVKFSMKGRHKIWKLESQYHQGAKKGLVPSAAE; encoded by the exons ATGTCGGACGCGCTGCTGCGGTGGATTCTGGACCAGTTACACCACGTGTTTGGACTGGAGGCGTGTGACGACATCGTCCA ATACATTCTCTCCATTGACTCGGCTGAAGAGATTGAGGAGTATGTGGGAGACCTCCTCCAGGGCACGGATGGGGACAAAAGGCGGTTTATAGACGAGCTCCtctgcagatggaggaggactCAAAGACATGCTGCAGATTCTGGAAGTCTTTTCCTTCCTGCGGAATCTGTCTTACCAG ATTCACAAGACCCGAACAAAGATACCCAGAAGAAGACTAAACGTAAAGGCCgtaacaaacaggaagtgatgaccGCAAGTCCAACGGAGCCTGAGCCCGAAGTTGTCAAAACCCCCATGGATTTGATGAGG gCTCAAGAAATCAGCAGCACCTCTtccacaaagaagaaaaataagtttgTCAATCTCTATGCTAAAGACGGACAGGACAGGCTTGAAGTCTTACTCCCTGGTCGATATGCTTGTGATTGCCTTGCTCAAAAGCACCCGCTTATCAACAACTGCATCAGCTGTGGTCGCATTGTGTGTCAGCAAGAGGGCTCAGGACCCTGCCTCTTCTGTGGAAGCTTg GTCTGCACAAGAGACGAGCAGGAGATCCTGCAGCGAGACTCCAACAAAAGCCAGAAGCTAAGAAAGAAGCTGATGGGAG ATGGTGGAGAAAGAGATTATCTCCCACACCAAGAGGCCAAGATGAAGGCCGGCCTAGAGAAGGCTGTTcagcacaaagacaaactgcTGGACTATGACAAGAACAG TGTCCGGAGAACGCAAGTTCTAGACGATGAGTCGGATTACTTTGCGACCGAATCCAATCAGTGGTTGTCGCCAGGCGAGCGTGACaagctgaggaggaaggaggaggagcttaGAGAAATGCGCCACGCCTCTCGCAAGGACAGGAAGATCACACTGGACTTTGCTGGTAGACAAGTGGTTGATGAAGGAAACAACCTCAACGAGTACTACAGCAA GTTGGACGAGACCCTCAAGGCTATGAACAATGACTCAAAATCACCGATGAGCTCGGGAAGACAAGGTGGAACGCAAAACCTCAGAGAGCTGGTCAACCCCAACATAATGCAGGCTGCACCAGAG tttgtgAACATTGGAGGCAGTGGAAACAACAAGAGAAACAAGGAGCAGGGAAAGAGtctggcagaggacaagggAGACGAAGGACGCACCAGGTTGCGGCTCCAGgacaaagagctgcaggagatgtcTGACGGAGGCTGGTGCCTCAGCATGCACCAGCCATGGGCCTCGCTGCTGGTCAAAGGCATCAAGAA ggtAGAGGGACGAACCTGGTACTCGTCACACAGAGGTCGTCTTTGGATCGCTGCTGCAGCCAAGAAGCCCACTCCTCAGGAGATTGCTGAAGTGGAAGCCATGTACCGCCAAATTTACAATAAAG AGCCAAGGTTTCCTAAAGACTACCCGACTGGCTGCCTGTTGGGCTGCGTCAACATGAGTGACTGTCTGGCTCAGGAGCAGTTCAGAGAACAG
- the chrna7a gene encoding neuronal acetylcholine receptor subunit alpha-7a — protein sequence MELLHFALVVAVAACTVKESHQGPNQRRLLKELFTSYNRLERPVLNDSQPLTVSIGLNLMQILDVDEKNQVLTTNIWLQLGWNDNFLQWNPEEYPGVANIRFPENLIWKPDILLYNSADERFDTTFHTNILVNSSGNCDYIPPGIFKSTCSIDVRWFPFDVQRCDLKFGSWTHGGWLLDLKMIEPDITHYTPNGEWDLIEVTGKRNDIVYECCAEPYPDITFTLVLQRRTLYYGLNLLIPCVLISTMALLVFLLPADSGEKITLGITVLLSLTVLMLLVAEIMPPTSISVPLIAQYFATTLVIVGVSVIATVLVLQFHHHDPNGSKMPKWTRVFLLNWCAWFLRMKRPGEDKDHSACHNKGERSSLSSMELIASSPASQSTNGKALYGRLPGHAGEEVKLLPKAQDPSVGGVEPALAKILEEVHHIAKRFHDQDENESVCNEWKFAAAVIDRLCLIAFSIVTILCTIGILMSSPKYVKALSKDISN from the exons ATGGAGCTACTCCACTTTGCTCTCGTCGTTGCAGTCGCTGCCTGCACAGTGAAAG AATCTCATCAGGGACCAAACCAGCGGAGACTGCTCAAAGAACTGTTCACTTCATACAACCGACTGGAGAGACCGGTCCTCAATGATAGTCAACCACTCACTGTGAGCATCGGCCTCAACCTCATGCAGATCCTTGATGTG GATGAGAAGAACCAGGTTTTAACCACCAACATTTGGCTACAACTG GGCTGGAATGATAATTTCCTCCAGTGGAATCCAGAGGAGTATCCAGGGGTGGCCAATATCAGATTTCCAGAAAATCTCATTTGGAAGCCAGACATTCTGCTCTATAACAG TGCAGACGAGAGGTTCGATACCACGTTCCACACCAATATCTTGGTCAACTCCTCTGGGAATTGCGACTACATACCTCCAG GGATCTTCAAGAGCACCTGCAGCATCGACGTGCGCTGGTTCCCCTTTGACGTGCAGAGATGTGATCTGAAGTTCGGCTCCTGGACGCACGGGGGCTGGTTGCTGGACTTGAAGATGATTGAGCCAGATATCACCCATTACACCCCCAACGGAGAGTGGGATCTCATTG AGGTTACAGGAAAGAGGAACGATATTGTCTACGAGTGCTGTGCGGAGCCGTACCCCGACATCACCTTCACCCTGGTGCTGCAGAGACGGACCCTCTACTACGGCCTCAACCTGCTCATCCCCTGTGTCCTGATCTCCACTATGGCtctgctcgtcttcctcctgcCTGCTGACTCTGGAGAGAAGATCACACTGG GCATCACAGTGCTGCTCTCCCTGACTGTCCTCATGCTGCTGGTTGCAGAGATTATGCCTCCCACATCCATCTCAGTGCCTTTGATAG CTCAGTACTTTGCCACGACCCTGGTCATCGTCGGCGTCTCAGTCATCGCTACGGTTCTGGTTTTACAGTTTCATCACCATGACCCCAACGGAAGCAAGATGCCGAAATGG ACCCGTGTGTTCCTACTGAACTGGTGCGCCTGGTTCCTGCGCATGAAGCGTCCTGGCGAGGATAAAGACCACTCAGCCTGTCACAACAAGGGCGAGCGGAGCAGCCTGAGCAGCATGGAGCTCATTGCCAGCTCCCCGGCCTCCCAGTCCACCAACGGCAAAGCCCTGTACGGACGCCTACCCGGACACGCAGGTGAGGAAGTGAAACTCCTCCCCAAAGCACAGGACCCGTCGGTGGGCGGCGTGGAACCAGCGCTGGCCAAGATCCTGGAAGAGGTGCATCATATCGCCAAGCGCTTCCACGACCAAGACGAGAATGAGTCGGTGTGCAACGAGTGGAAATTCGCCGCGGCTGTGATTGACAGGCTCTGTCTCATTGCTTTCTCAATCGTCACAATCCTCTGCACCATCGGAATCCTCATGTCTTCACCCAAATATGTCAAGGCCCTTTCTAAGGACATCTCCAACTAA
- the cln6a gene encoding ceroid-lipofuscinosis neuronal protein 6a, with protein sequence MGTPRRRNGNEPGKKPPSAPSGLKENVQQKKKKKKQHFHSDLWFLLTLQNWILDFGRPIVMIVLPLEWFPLNKPSAGDYFHMAYNVFTPFLLLKLIERSPRALPRSAVYGCIIFFVMGASIHLVGDSVNHRLVLSGYQLHLSVRENPIIKDLKPASLIDSFELLYLYDEQLGHWMWYIPFFIILFMYFTGCFTETEEKKKVPWTGWLLLLPSALYYWYLVTEGQITELFLLTFLSMVAVVIHQQRKGLGPDSNGLFLLWSFGVTLVLMALWVLYLWRDPVLRNKYPGLLYMPEPWSYYTLHIKNNH encoded by the exons ATGGGGACTCCGCGGAGAAGAAACGGAAACGAGCCGGGCAAGAAACCCCCGAG CGCTCCTAGTGGTCTGAAGGAAAAtgtgcagcagaagaagaagaagaagaagcagcacttCCACTCGGACCTGTGGTTCCTTCTCACTCTGCAGAACTGGATACTGGACTTTGGACGGCCCATCGTCATG ATCGTCCTTCCTCTGGAATGGTTTCCTCTGAACAAGCCCAGTGCTGGAGACTATTTCCACATGGCCTACAATGTCTTCACACCATTCCTACTGCTCAAG CTGATCGAGCGCAGCCCCCGTGCGCTGCCTCGCTCTGCAGTCTACGGTTGCATCATCTTTTTTGTCATGGGAGCCAGCATCCACCTGGTGGGAGACTCCGTCAACCACCGGCTCGTCCTCAGCGGCTACCAGCTCCACCTGTCCGTCAGAGAGAACCCCATCATCAAAGACCTTAAACCTGCTTCACTG ATTGACTCCTTTGAGCTGCTGTATTTGTATGATGAACAGCTGGGACACTGGATGTG gtaTATCCCTTTCTTCATCATTCTGTTCATGTACTTCACCGGCTGCTTCActgagacagaggaaaagaaaaaggttccTTGGACTGGTTGGCTGTTGCTGTTACCCAGCGCTCTCTACTATTG gtacTTGGTGACCGAAGGACAAATCACTGAACtgttcctcctcaccttcctctccaTGGTGGCTGTGGTGATACACCAGCAGCGTAAAGGCCTCGGCCCGGACAGCAATGGCCTGTTCCTGCTCTGGAGTTTCGGCGTTACCCTGGTCCTGATGGCGTTGTGGGTGCTCTACCTCTGGAGGGACCCGGTGCTACGCAACAAGTACCCCGGACTCCTTTACATGCCAGAGCCCTGGTCCTACTACACCTTGCACATCAAGAACAACCACTGA
- the calml4a gene encoding calmodulin-like protein 4a has protein sequence MAKFFTPVQINEFKECFSLYDKKQKGKIDAKELITVMRCLGTSPTFGEIERHLQVHKIAKSGELDFSSFLTMMHRQMQQEDPKSEILEALRMTDKQKKGYIQASELRAKLTILGEKLTDKEVDDLFKEANVKSNGTVNYEEFTKMVTLPPVDY, from the exons ATG GCGAAGTTCTTCACACCGGTTCAAATCAACG AATTCAAGGAGTGCTTCTCCCTGTACGACAAGAAGCAGAAGGGCAAGATCGATGCCAAAGAGCTCATCACAGTGATGCGCTGCCTCGGCACCAGTCCCACATTTGGTGAAATTGAAAGGCACCTGCAAGTTCACAAAATTG CAAAGTCCGGGGAGCTGGACTTCTCTTCCTTCCTGACGATGATGCACAGGCAGATGCAGCAGGAGGACCCCAAGTCAGAGATCCTGGAGGCCTTGAGGATGACGGACAAGCAGAAGAAAGGATACATCCAGGCGTCGGAGCTGCGGGCCAAGCTCACCATCTTGGGAGAGAAGCTCACGGACAAAGAAG TGGACGACCTCTTCAAAGAAGCAAACGTCAAGTCGAACGGGACAGTGAATTATGAAGAGTTCACCAAGATGGTGACGCTGCCTCCTGTTGATTATTGA